Proteins from a single region of Octopus bimaculoides isolate UCB-OBI-ISO-001 chromosome 11, ASM119413v2, whole genome shotgun sequence:
- the LOC106869919 gene encoding LIM domain only protein 3 — protein sequence MQISQESATGMANKRQECAGCKKKITERYLLKALDQYWHEDCLKCSCCDCRLGEVGSTLYTKANLLLCRRDYLRLFGTTGYCSACSKMIPAFELVMRAKTNVYHLECFACQQCNHRFCVGDRFYLCDNKILCEYDYEERMVFANMSYNYNALSHLKRQTHNLSDDVSSGYGSPSPNSL from the exons ATGCAGATTTCACAAGAAAGTGCCACGGGAATGGCCAACAAGCGGCAGGAATGCGCTGGCTGCAAGAAGAAGATAACAGAACGCTATCTGCTGAAGGCGCTTGACCAGTATTGGCATGAAGATTGTCTGAAGTGTTCCTGTTGTGATTGTAGGCTTGGAGAAGTCGGCTCGACGTTATACACCAAAGCAAACCTACTCCTGTGTAGGAGAGACTATTTAAG ATTATTTGGGACGACAGGTTATTGTTCAGCTTGTTCCAAAATGATTCCAGCATTTGAATTAGTGATGAGAGCAAAGACAAACGTGTATCACCTTGAATGTTTTGCATGTCAACAGTGTAATCACAG atTCTGTGTCGGTGATAGATTCTATCTGTGTGATAATAAGATTCTGTGTGAATACGATTACGAAGAACGAATGGTGTTTGCCAACATGAGCTACAATTACAACGCCCTGTCTCATttgaaaagacaaacacacaaccTTAGCGACGATGTATCGAGTGGTTATGGCAGCCCGAGCCCTAACTCTCTGTGA